Part of the Arthrobacter gengyunqii genome is shown below.
CAGTAGCCAACCTAAGTAAGCTTACCTTCTGGTTGAAGTCAATGGGTCCATTGGGTAGCGTGAGGGCCCCGAAGCGCAAAATGCTTCCAACCGGCACGATCCGACTACCGGAGGGACCTCCATGACCACCGTAGAAGAGTCCATTGATGTTGCAGTTCCCGTGTCCACGGCTTACAACCAGTGGACCCAGTTTGAGTCCTTTCCCCGGTTCATGGGCGGAGTTGAATCCATTACCCAGACCTCGGAGACCAAAAACCACTGGGTCACGAATATTGGCGGCGTCAAGCGTGAGTTCGATGCCGAAATCACGGAACAGCATCCGGACGAGCGGGTCGCCTGGAAGAGCACCGACGGAACCTCGCATGCCGGAGTGGTGACCTTCCACCGGCTCGGGGAGGCTGAAACCCGGGTGAGCGTCCAGCTGGATTGGAACCCGGAAACGTTCATCGAGAAGGTGGGTTCGGTGGTGGGAGCCGATGACCGGCAGGTCAAGTCGGATCTCAAGCGTTTCAAGGAATTCATCGAGAGCCAGGGTGCATCGACGGGTTCCTGGCGCGGCAATGTTGATGCCCCGCCCACGGCGCCCGATGCACCCGTCACCTCGACCTCTTCCTTGGCAGCGGCGCCGGAGGCAGATCCCGCTATGGATGATCCGGAATCGGGCGGTCCGCGGGCAGGGTTGTAGCAGCCGGGGGCCGGACCCTCCCGGCCCGGCCCCCGTCGGGTTTGGCCCCGTCAGGCCCGGTCCAGCCCCCGGACTGCCGGACCTTCCAGCAGTCCACCGTCCGCTGCAAACCGTGAGCCGTGCAGGGGGCAGTCCCAGGATGCTTCTGCGTCGTTCCAGGCGAGGACGCCGCCCAGATGTGGACAGACCGCGGACACCCGGGAAACCTCGCCGTTCACGGTGCAGATTCCCACGGGCCGCAGATTCCGGCGGACCACTTTCCCCTGGCCCTCGGGCGGGACCGCTTCGTCCGTGTCCGCCAGGGACGAAGCCCAGCCTGCGAGCATTTCCAGCCCCACCTCCGCGTTGTCCCGCACAGCGGAGAGCACGTCGCGGGATGAGAGTTTCGGCTGGTACCAGCTCTGCGCACCGTTTCCCTCCGCCGCGGGGGCGATGGCCTGACTGAGGGCGAGGGCGGCAGCAACGGCATTGGTCATGCCCCATTTGTTGAAACCCGTCGCCGCGAAAATGCTGCCGTCACCAAAAGGAACCTGCCCCACATAGGGCACTCCGGAGGCGGGCTCATAGTCCTGGGCGGACCACGCATAAGTGGGATCCGCCACCGCAAAATGATGTGTGGTCCACCGTGACAGGTCCTCCACCAGTGACTGCGGATGCGGGTGGCGGCCGACGGCGTGGCCGTTCCCGCCGGAAATGAGGTAATCCGTTCCGCCGACACGGGCCGTACGCAGGGACCGTGAGGGGGAGTCAACGGACAAGTACATCCCCTGCGGCACCGCTCCGCGGATCGGATGGGCCATGGCGTAGGAACGCAGCGGCAGAAGCCGGGCGAAATAACCGCCGCGGTCCAGGATTGGTATTCCGGTGGCCAGCACCAGATGGCGTGCTGACACGGAACCGGAGGGAGTCAGGACGCGGACCCGATTGTCCGCCGCCCTGCCTGCTCCGGTGACCCGGATCCCCTGAACCAGGGTCCCTCCCGCTGCCCGCAGTTCCGCAGCCAGTGCTGCCAGCGCCTGCAGGGGGTGGATCTGCGCCTGTTCAGGCAGTTCCAGGGCTCCGGAGACTTCAAAGGGCAGTTCGGTTTCCAGTGTCATCTGCGGTAACAAGCCGGCCGCTGTGGCGGCTGAAAATTCAGCGTCCAGGCTCTGCCGGCCCTTCTCGCTGAGGGCGTAGGTGTAGGCGGTGCGGATGTCGTGGTCCACCCCATGGTCGCGGCAGAAACGGAGCAGCCATTCCTGGCCTGCCCGGTTGGCGTTCACGTAGTCGCGGACGGCGTCGGCTCCTTGATGGGAGGCGATGTTGGAAAGCTGAACACCTTGGAGCAGGGAGACCTTTGCCGTGGTGTTCCCCGAGGTTACCGCTCCCACCTGCCGGGCCTCCAGCACCGCAACCTTCTGGCCGCGGCGGGCCAGCAGCAAAGCAGCCGCAAGTCCGGTCAGGCCGGCTCCGGCCACCACGACGTCATATTCCCCAGAGGGAATAAACGGGTCTGAGGAGACGGGCGGGGCAGTGGACAGCCAGAGACTTTCCATGTTCAGGCCTCCATCCAGTCTGTGGAGACAATGTGCGAGCCGCCCTGCGGCCCCATCTGCAGCATCCCGCCGTCAACGGGCCAGGAGGCGCCGGTGACGTAGCTGGCGGCCGGGGAGGCGAGAAAGGCGACGACGGCGGCGATCTCGCGGGCGTCGCCGGGCCTGCCCAGGGGTATGCCGGGACGCTCCGCCCGGTGCGGGTCCTCGTCATGCTGGTCCGTCATGGGGGTGGCGATTTCGCCGGGAGCCACCGAGTTTACGGTGATCCCGTACCGGCCAAGTTCCAGGGCCATGACCTTCATGAGACCGCCCAGCCCGTGCTTGGAGGCCGTGTAGGCCGCCGATCCCACCCGCGGCTGGGTTTCATGAACGCTGGTCACGGCGATCAGACGCCCTTCCCGACCCGATGCCACCATTTTTTTGGCGGCGTGCTGCAGGCAGACAAAGGCTCCGTTGAGGTTGGTGTTCAGGGTGTCCATCCAGGTGGGAAAGTCCAGCTCGAGGAAGGGTTTGCCGTCCCCGGTGCCTGCGTTGTTGACGAACACGTCCAGTGATCCCAGCTCCGCCGCAAGGTGGTCAATGACCTGCCCGCAACCCGGGAGGTCCGTGGTGTCCAGTCGTGCTGTGACTGACTTTCGACCGAGGGCGCGCACTTCCTCCGATGTCTCCCTGGCCCCCTGCTCATCGGTGTGCCAGGTGATGCCCACATCCATTCCTGCTGCTGCGAGGGCAACCGCGGTGGCCCTGCCGATTCCGGAGTCGGAGCCCGTGACGATTGCGGTGCGAGGGGCGAAAACCATGATGGGGGAACCCTTTCGATGCCGTTCAGTTCAGGATGCTAAGTATGCTTCCCATGATCTGGTGATTGTGCAACAGTTGAGGAATTGTTCGCTCCGGGGAAAACGCGTTGAGCACTAGTCGGCCGCGGCCGGCAACACATGTCGCCGAGGCATAAGGAGTTTCCAATGTCCTATCCCATCCGCGGCAGGTCAGTCCGCCGCACCAATGCACAGCGAGCCTCATGGTATTTCGGCATTATCTTCATCCTGATCGGTGTTCTGGGCTTCGTTCCCGGAATCACCTCCAACTACGACGTCCTTTATCTTTCAGGGTTTGAATCCGAAGCACTGCTTATGGGTGTTTTCCAAGTGTCCATCCTGCACAACATCGTCCACCTGCTGTTCGGGTTTCTCGGACTGGTCATGGCCCGAACCAACAGACTGGCCAGGATCTACCTCATTGGCGGCGGCATCGTCTATCTGCTGCTGTTCCTTTACGGACTGATCGTGCCGCACCACTCCGAGGGGAATTTTGTTCCCGTGAACTCCGCGGACAACTGGCTCCACCTGATCCTGGGGGTCGCCATGGTGGGACTGGGCCTGCTGTTCGGCTCACGTTCCGTTCCTGGGCGTACCTCTCCGGCCTAGTGCTCGGGAACGTTCACTCGGGGTGAGGAAGACGGGACGGCATCGGGGCTTCCGGGCACAGGGACGGAGGGCTCCCGAAGGATTTTCACAGTTCCTGTGCCAGCTGCTCCCGCGCTGACGGGCTGACGGGCACCCCCAACCTCCGAGGGGTTCTGGTCACCGGCGGGCCTGATGGCTAGCGTAGGGACATGGACGCTACCGAAATTCAGCACCGTATTTCAGAACTCGTGGAGAAGGAACAGGAGCTGCGGGATTCCCCGGCCGACGACCATCCCGAAGACCGGCTGGAGCAGCTGCGCCGGGTTGAAGAGCAGCTGGACCAGTGCTGGGACCTGCTGCGTCAGCGCCGTGCGCGGTTGGATGCCGGGGAAAACCCGGACGACGCGACGGTGCGGCCGGTGGGGGAAGTGGAAGGCTACCGGCAGTAGTTACTCAGTGCGGGGAAGGACCTCCCGGGCGAGGGCCGCCATGCCCATGGTCCGGCGGAACGGGCTGTTGCCCCGCACAGCCTCCAGCAGTGCCCAGAGTGTCAGGGAGCTTTTGCTGAGGGTGCCCAGAAGATCCCGGTACTTTGGCGTCAGGGCCATCATGGAGGCGGCACCGAAGCCGGCCCAGGCGAGGATGGGCAGGTTGGGAACTTCGAGAATACGGATGCGTCCGTTGCGGTCCCGGAAAAAGTTGGTCAGCGCCATGGTCTAGGCACCCTTCCTGGTCTTGGCTGGAGCCTTGCGTGCGGGTTTCTTGTCCGCCGGTTTGTCGTCGTCGTCCTTTTGGGTGCGGGACGATGAGCGCGTCCCGGAACCGGAGGACTTTGTCCCCGAGCCGGCTGATTTCTTGTCGCGGTTCTTTTCCACGCTGCGTCGCAGGGCTTCCATCAGGTCCAGGACCTTTCCGCCCTCCTCTTCGGTTTCGGTGCCGAAAGTCTCTTCGGTATCCAAGGCTTCGCCCTTGTCCAGTTTTGCCTCGATCAGCGTTTTCAGCTGAACCTGATAGTCGTCAGTGAACTCCTCCGGACTGAAGTCCGAGCTGAAGGACTCCACCAGGGTGGACGACATTTCCAGTTCCTTGGCGCTGATCCGCACCTTCTCATCCAGGGACGGAAAGGAAGCTTCCCGGACTTCGTCCTCCCACAGCAGGGTCTGCAGGGTCAGGACGTCGCCGCGGACGCGCAGCGCGCCGAGCCTGCTCTTCTGCCGCAGCGAAAACTGCACGATGGCCGTGCGGTCAGTGTCCTCCAGCGTACGGCGCAGCAGCACATACGACTTGGTTGACTTTGAATCAGGCTCCAAATAGTAGGTCCGGTCAAAAAGGATGGGATCCACCTGATCGCTGGGCACGAATTCGACGACGTCGATCTCCCGGCTTTTCTCCACCGGCAGGGATGCCAGGTCCTCGTCAGTGAGAACGACCGTCTGCTCGCCGTCGTCGTACGCCTTGGCAATGTCTTTGTACTCCACCACTTCGCCGCAGATTTCGCACCGCCGCTGATAGCGGATGCGGCCGCCGTCCTTGTCGTGGACCTGGTGCAGGCTGACGTCGTGGTTCTCGGTGGCGGCATAGACCTTGACCGGCACATTGACCAGCCCAAAGGCTATGGCACCCTTCCAGATGGCTCTCATGTCCTACAGTGAACACCAAACCGGGGGGACTCGGCCAGAGCGGCGCTAACCCTGCTGCGAGGTTTCCAACTCACGGCGGATGGCCCGGTAGACGTCCGGATTGGCGAAGTAGGCGCTGTGCGAACCCGGAAACGGCTCTCCGGAGGTAACTTCCTCATCGGTGATCCGGCCGCCGTGTCCGGCGAAGACCCGCTCGCTGCAGAAGGAAAGCAGATCGCGTTCGTCCCAGAAGTTGAGCCAGGGCACCGGCAGCGTACCCTGCCCGCCCGGAGCCAGGTGCGCAAGTCCGCCCAGCAGGTAGAGCCAGGGGCTCTGGGAACCGGCCGTGACGAGCAGATCCACGCGAACGCCTTCAGCTATCCACTCAGGTGCGGTTACCAGGTCCAACGCGGCCACCCCGCCCAGGCTGTGACCGAACAGGATCACGGGACCATCCTGGTTCGCCATCCGCAGGGCATGGGTGATGGCGGTGCGCGCCTCGGCGCCGTGGCGCAGGTAGTAGATGATGCTGCGGGAAAAGTCCGATGCGGCTTCCGTCAGCGGTACCCGGCGGCGGATGGCGACGTCGGTGACCAGGTTCAGGGTGAGCCGCTGCAGGCTGCTGCCCAGCAGGTTTTCTTCCTCGGCTTCGAAGGCAGCAGGATCGTCCTCCCGCGGTGCGGCCGAAGCTCCGGAGTTTTCGCCGGTCTGGATTCCGTCGGCGGAGGCCTGCGGGGGCCGGTGCAGCGGGGGAGCGGTGACAAGGTCCAGTCCGGCCAGAGCCAACCCGCGTTCCGCGGCGTCGAGCTCCATCGGGCCGGAAGGTGTCACCGGCTGATAGCGCGGGGGAAGGGCGGGAACCACGCTGACGTCGGGGGCCGCACCGGCGGCCCAGGTGACGTCGAGAACGGAATAGCCCTCAAGGACCGGATCCTGGGCAAGCATCCAGCGGATGGTTTCGGCGGGGACGGGATCAGGGCCGCCGGTGCCCTGCAGGAAAACCAGGGTGCCGGCGGCATTGGGAGCTGCGGGGAACATCGGGGCCTTTCCGAGCGGAATCGTGGGTTGAGATCCGAGCCTTGTGCCTCATCGAGTGACGCGGTCAAGCGGAAATCTACGCCGTTTTCCCGCATGATCTCCACACTCGGCGGGCATGGGCGGGTTTGCAAGGGCGGATAATGGAACCGGCAACGGAGGGTGGAACTGTGGGCAGGGATGCATCAACCGGCGGGGAACCAACGGGGCGGTCCGAACTGACGGTGGGCCAGATGGCCGAACGCAGCGGCGTGAGCGTTTCCGCCCTGCACTTCTATGAACGCCAGGGCCTGATCAGCAGCCGCCGCACGGCCGGAAACCAGCGCCGCTTCGACCGCTCGGTCCTGCGGCGGGTGGCGGTTATCCGAGCGGCGCAGCGGGCCGGCATTCCCTTGTCCGCCATTGCCCGGGCATTGGATGAGCTGCCCAAGGACGCCGTGCCGGACCAAAACGACTGGCAGCGGCTCTCCTCTGCCTGGCGCCAGGATCTGGACGCGCGGATCCATTCCCTGGAGGCACTGCGGGACCGTCTCGGCGGGTGCATCGGATGCGGCTGCCTGTCACTGGCCGAATGCCGGTTCGTCAATCCCGACGACGCATCGGCCGACCGGGGAACCGGTGCCCGCGCCTTCGAATTTTAGGGCACGGCCCGACGGCGTGTGCCGGCTTTCGATTTGACCTCAACCATAGTTGAGGTTCTAGCGTTGAATCATGCTGACAGACCATTTCAAGGACGCTTTCCGCGCCCATCCGGCCGGAGTTGCCGTTATTACCGCGCAGGGCGACGCCGGGCCGGTCGGATTGACTGCTTCCTCCGTGTCCTCCGTCTCCGCGGATCCGCCCATTCTGGTCTTCTCACTGGCGTCAGCCCAAGGATCCGCCGGTGTCATTGCCGCCGCTGACACCGTGGTGGTGCATCTCCTGGGGGCACGCAACGCTCCGCTGGCATCTCTGTTTTCCCGGCCCGGCACTGACAGATTTACCCCGGAACTGGCCTGGGAGAATCTGCCCACCGGAGAGCCTCTGCTCATGGATGCTCCGCATGCCCTGCGTGCCCGCGTCCTGAGCCGCACCGCCGTCGGATCCTCCGTCCTGGTCACCGCGGAGGTCCTGACCATCCTTGCCTCCGGCGAACCGGACGCCCCGCTGGTCTATCACAACCGCACCTACCACCGCCTGGGTTCCCACTCCGCGTTGTGAGCATTCGGCTTCCCGGTCGACAGGACACGCGGTCACAGGGCGGCCCGTGGCTGCGGCCTGGTTTGCTGTAAGGATGGAAGGAAGACCCATCAGCGAGAGAAACGGGAACACCATGGCCATGAAGAAATCCCTCAAGGACCTCACTCACCAGCAGAAGAAGCTCGTGGGCGTCTCCGCCACCGTGCAGTTTGCCCTCGCAGGTTTGGCTTTGGCAGACATCTGGCGCCGCCCGGCGTCCGAGGTCCGCGGTTCCCGGGCACTCTGGTCTGCTGCCTGCGCCGTGAACTTCATCGGCCCGCTGTCCTACTTCATCTTCGGCCGGCGCAAGTAGGCTTGGCCCCGCCAACCCGGCGTCCGCCCGTGCGCAAAACCGGATCCGGCAAGGCGGGCTCCGGTAAAACCCGGGCACCCGCCCTGGATCCGGTTTCCCTGCACGGACTGGAAGAGGCGTCCGCCCCGGAGGAAGCAGGCACCTTTGAAGGACTGCACTTTGACGGGCAGTCCTTCGACGGCACCGACCTGCAGGGCAGCACCTTTTTGGAGTGCGAATTCAGCTCGGTGACCATGACGGACACTGGCCTGCGCGGTGCCCGGTTCCTGGAATGCCGGTCCGCCGGCCTGTACGCCCCGGTGTTCCGGGCGCCGCGGGCCACCTTCCGCGACGTGGTGCTGGAAGGCAGCCGGCTGGGCTCGGCGGAACTCTACGACAACGGCTGGAACAACGTGCACGTGGACGGCGGCAAGCTGGATTATGTGAACCTGCGCAGTTCACGGCTCACCGACGTGCTGTTCACCGGCTGCACGATCGAAGAACTGGACCTGGACGGCGTCCACGCCACCCGGATGGCGTTCCGCGACTGCCGCATCGGCGCCCTGAACCTTTCCGGTGCAGTGTTCCAAGACGTTGACCTGCGCAGCACCGAGCTGCGGTCCATCACGCACCTGCCCGGGCTGCAGGGCGCCACGATCGATGACGGGCAGCTGATGCTGCTGGCACCGCTGCTGGCCGCCAACCTCGGCCTGCGCGTGGAGGGCTGAGTCAGCTTTCCTGGGCGACCTTGGACGCGTTCTTGATGATGTTCTTGGCCATGGATGGAAAAATCAGGGTGTGGAACGGCGCAATCAGCCACCAGTACAGCTTTCCGCCCAGCCCTTTGGGGAAGTAGATGGCGCGCTGCCGGTACAGGCTGCCGTCGCCGTCGGGATCCACCCGCAGTTCCAGCCAGGCCTTGCCCGGCACCCGCATTTCGGCCCGCAGCCGCAGCAGGCTGCCGCGCTCCAGCAGTTCCACCCGCCACCAGTCCACCACGTCCCCGGTGAACAGGGTGGTGGGATTGCGGCGTCCGCGGGTCAGACCGGCCCCGCCCACGGTCTTGTCCAGCACCCCGCGGATAGCCCAGGCCATCGGCAGCGAATACCAGCCGTTCTTTCCGCCGATTCCTTCAATCACCTTCCACACATGCTCGGGAGCCACCGAGGAACGGCGCTGCCGGGAGTCCACGTACACGGTCTGCCCGGCCCAATTCGGGTCACTGGGCAGCGGCGAGGACGCATCATCGGCCGACGGTGACGCGCCGGCCCACGTGGTTTCCACCTCGCCGCGCATTTCCTTGCCCAGCGCCCGCTTCACCGCTTCCTGATACCCGGTGCGGCCACTGTCAGGCTCCGGCACGTACTGGTCAATGTCGTGTTCCTTGGAGACGGCGTCGTGCTGCAGCGATTCCACCAGCGGCAGGGACATGGACCGCGGAATCGGCGTCACCAGGGCCACCCACAAACCCGCCAGCCGCGGCGCGGGCAGCGGCAGGGCGTAGATCCGCCGCTGCGGCAGGCCGGCTTCTTCCGCGTAGCCGTTCATGATCTCCGCGTAGGTCAGCACCTCGCGGGAGCCGATGTCGAAGGTGCGGTTGGTGCCCGCCGGGAGGTCGACGGCGCGGACCAGGTAGTGCAGGACGTCGCGGATGGCGATGGGTTCGATCTTCCGCCGCACCCAGCTGGGCGCCGGCATGACCGGCAGGGTTTCGGTCAGGTGGCGGATCATCTCAAACGAGGCCGAGCCGGAACCGATCACCACGCCGGCCTGGTAAACGACGGCGGGAACCTTGCCCTCGAGCAGGATTCGCCCCACTTCCGTGCGGGACCTCATGTGCGGGGACAGTTCGCCCTCCGGATGCAGGCCGCCCAGATACACGATCCGCTGCACGCCGGACTCCGCTGCGGCATCCGCCACCAGATGCGCGATCTGCTGTTCCTGGTCCGCAAACCCCTTGCCCGAGGCCATGGAATGCACCAGGAAGTAGAGCGTGTCCATGCCCCGCATGGCCTCACCCACTGAGTCCTTGTCCGTGAGGTCGCCCTGGACGATTTCGACGTCGTCGTGCCACGGAACGTCGTGCAGTTTCTCCGGGGAGCGCACCAGAACCCGCACCTTGTGGCCGTCCTCCAGCAGCAGCGGAACCAGCCGCCCGCCGATGTAGCCGGTGGCACCCGTTACCAAAACACGCTGCGCTTCAGTCATTTTTCCAAGCTACACAGTTCTTCCGCCGTTGCGCAGGGCCGGCGGAACGCCCTTGGCGTAATCTGCTCAGCAGGCTGACCAATAGTGGAAATTGCCTGCCGATCCCGGTAAGACTAGGGACCATGGCGAGCAGCGGAGCGGGTCTGAGACAGCAGGAGACCGTGAATGTGGACGGACACCGCCTGCGGCTGACCAATCTCGACAAGGTGCTGTATCCGGAAACCGGAACCACCAAGGCGGATGTACTGTCCTATTA
Proteins encoded:
- a CDS encoding SDR family oxidoreductase; protein product: MTEAQRVLVTGATGYIGGRLVPLLLEDGHKVRVLVRSPEKLHDVPWHDDVEIVQGDLTDKDSVGEAMRGMDTLYFLVHSMASGKGFADQEQQIAHLVADAAAESGVQRIVYLGGLHPEGELSPHMRSRTEVGRILLEGKVPAVVYQAGVVIGSGSASFEMIRHLTETLPVMPAPSWVRRKIEPIAIRDVLHYLVRAVDLPAGTNRTFDIGSREVLTYAEIMNGYAEEAGLPQRRIYALPLPAPRLAGLWVALVTPIPRSMSLPLVESLQHDAVSKEHDIDQYVPEPDSGRTGYQEAVKRALGKEMRGEVETTWAGASPSADDASSPLPSDPNWAGQTVYVDSRQRRSSVAPEHVWKVIEGIGGKNGWYSLPMAWAIRGVLDKTVGGAGLTRGRRNPTTLFTGDVVDWWRVELLERGSLLRLRAEMRVPGKAWLELRVDPDGDGSLYRQRAIYFPKGLGGKLYWWLIAPFHTLIFPSMAKNIIKNASKVAQES
- the soxR gene encoding redox-sensitive transcriptional activator SoxR; the protein is MEPATEGGTVGRDASTGGEPTGRSELTVGQMAERSGVSVSALHFYERQGLISSRRTAGNQRRFDRSVLRRVAVIRAAQRAGIPLSAIARALDELPKDAVPDQNDWQRLSSAWRQDLDARIHSLEALRDRLGGCIGCGCLSLAECRFVNPDDASADRGTGARAFEF
- a CDS encoding Ku protein, which produces MRAIWKGAIAFGLVNVPVKVYAATENHDVSLHQVHDKDGGRIRYQRRCEICGEVVEYKDIAKAYDDGEQTVVLTDEDLASLPVEKSREIDVVEFVPSDQVDPILFDRTYYLEPDSKSTKSYVLLRRTLEDTDRTAIVQFSLRQKSRLGALRVRGDVLTLQTLLWEDEVREASFPSLDEKVRISAKELEMSSTLVESFSSDFSPEEFTDDYQVQLKTLIEAKLDKGEALDTEETFGTETEEEGGKVLDLMEALRRSVEKNRDKKSAGSGTKSSGSGTRSSSRTQKDDDDKPADKKPARKAPAKTRKGA
- a CDS encoding PLD nuclease N-terminal domain-containing protein, producing MEGRPISERNGNTMAMKKSLKDLTHQQKKLVGVSATVQFALAGLALADIWRRPASEVRGSRALWSAACAVNFIGPLSYFIFGRRK
- a CDS encoding SDR family oxidoreductase, with product MVFAPRTAIVTGSDSGIGRATAVALAAAGMDVGITWHTDEQGARETSEEVRALGRKSVTARLDTTDLPGCGQVIDHLAAELGSLDVFVNNAGTGDGKPFLELDFPTWMDTLNTNLNGAFVCLQHAAKKMVASGREGRLIAVTSVHETQPRVGSAAYTASKHGLGGLMKVMALELGRYGITVNSVAPGEIATPMTDQHDEDPHRAERPGIPLGRPGDAREIAAVVAFLASPAASYVTGASWPVDGGMLQMGPQGGSHIVSTDWMEA
- a CDS encoding FAD-dependent oxidoreductase — translated: MESLWLSTAPPVSSDPFIPSGEYDVVVAGAGLTGLAAALLLARRGQKVAVLEARQVGAVTSGNTTAKVSLLQGVQLSNIASHQGADAVRDYVNANRAGQEWLLRFCRDHGVDHDIRTAYTYALSEKGRQSLDAEFSAATAAGLLPQMTLETELPFEVSGALELPEQAQIHPLQALAALAAELRAAGGTLVQGIRVTGAGRAADNRVRVLTPSGSVSARHLVLATGIPILDRGGYFARLLPLRSYAMAHPIRGAVPQGMYLSVDSPSRSLRTARVGGTDYLISGGNGHAVGRHPHPQSLVEDLSRWTTHHFAVADPTYAWSAQDYEPASGVPYVGQVPFGDGSIFAATGFNKWGMTNAVAAALALSQAIAPAAEGNGAQSWYQPKLSSRDVLSAVRDNAEVGLEMLAGWASSLADTDEAVPPEGQGKVVRRNLRPVGICTVNGEVSRVSAVCPHLGGVLAWNDAEASWDCPLHGSRFAADGGLLEGPAVRGLDRA
- a CDS encoding SRPBCC family protein, giving the protein MTTVEESIDVAVPVSTAYNQWTQFESFPRFMGGVESITQTSETKNHWVTNIGGVKREFDAEITEQHPDERVAWKSTDGTSHAGVVTFHRLGEAETRVSVQLDWNPETFIEKVGSVVGADDRQVKSDLKRFKEFIESQGASTGSWRGNVDAPPTAPDAPVTSTSSLAAAPEADPAMDDPESGGPRAGL
- a CDS encoding flavin reductase family protein codes for the protein MLTDHFKDAFRAHPAGVAVITAQGDAGPVGLTASSVSSVSADPPILVFSLASAQGSAGVIAAADTVVVHLLGARNAPLASLFSRPGTDRFTPELAWENLPTGEPLLMDAPHALRARVLSRTAVGSSVLVTAEVLTILASGEPDAPLVYHNRTYHRLGSHSAL
- a CDS encoding DUF2630 family protein, which codes for MDATEIQHRISELVEKEQELRDSPADDHPEDRLEQLRRVEEQLDQCWDLLRQRRARLDAGENPDDATVRPVGEVEGYRQ
- a CDS encoding DUF4383 domain-containing protein, which produces MSYPIRGRSVRRTNAQRASWYFGIIFILIGVLGFVPGITSNYDVLYLSGFESEALLMGVFQVSILHNIVHLLFGFLGLVMARTNRLARIYLIGGGIVYLLLFLYGLIVPHHSEGNFVPVNSADNWLHLILGVAMVGLGLLFGSRSVPGRTSPA
- a CDS encoding pentapeptide repeat-containing protein, whose product is MRKTGSGKAGSGKTRAPALDPVSLHGLEEASAPEEAGTFEGLHFDGQSFDGTDLQGSTFLECEFSSVTMTDTGLRGARFLECRSAGLYAPVFRAPRATFRDVVLEGSRLGSAELYDNGWNNVHVDGGKLDYVNLRSSRLTDVLFTGCTIEELDLDGVHATRMAFRDCRIGALNLSGAVFQDVDLRSTELRSITHLPGLQGATIDDGQLMLLAPLLAANLGLRVEG